From a single Maritimibacter sp. DP1N21-5 genomic region:
- a CDS encoding FAD-binding oxidoreductase produces MTLNPADTDFATHLRDDLPDAVFRPLEPRFLEEPRGLFRGQSGLVLAPRSTDEVATIVRACHRARVGIVPYGGGTGLVGGQVMPEGPAPVILTLDRMTRIRDVFPAENVLVAEAGAILAEVQRAAAEADRLFPLSLASEGSARMGGLLATNAGGVNVLRYGNTRDLVLGIEAVLPDGSIWNGLRRLRKDNTGYDLRGLLIGAEGTLGIITAAALRLFPRLVEAGTALFTVPDPDAALGLLALAGARIGQGISAFELISGQGPRFLIETDCPGRCPLDPIPEWMVLVDLGFAAGTEAQAALADLFEAAFDAGLASDGVVATSEAQRHALWAMREDIPQANRRVGAVSSHDISVPLSLIPEFLRWADARVREIGPFRINAFGHLGDGNLHYNIFPPAGEPRELYAGRRQEVADAVYALVHEMGGSFSAEHGIGRLKTGDLARFADPAKLTAMRAIKSALDPQGIMNPGVIFPA; encoded by the coding sequence ATGACGTTGAATCCCGCCGACACCGATTTTGCCACGCACCTGCGCGACGACCTTCCCGACGCGGTCTTCCGCCCGCTGGAGCCGCGTTTCCTCGAAGAGCCGCGCGGGCTTTTCCGGGGACAGAGCGGTCTCGTCCTTGCGCCGCGTTCTACCGATGAGGTCGCCACGATCGTGCGGGCCTGCCACCGCGCGCGCGTGGGCATCGTGCCCTATGGCGGGGGAACCGGGCTCGTCGGCGGTCAGGTCATGCCCGAGGGTCCGGCTCCGGTCATCCTGACACTGGACCGTATGACGCGGATCCGGGACGTCTTTCCCGCCGAGAACGTGCTGGTGGCCGAAGCGGGAGCGATCCTTGCCGAGGTGCAAAGGGCCGCGGCGGAGGCTGACCGCTTGTTTCCCCTCTCTCTTGCCTCCGAAGGCTCGGCGCGGATGGGGGGGCTTCTGGCGACCAACGCGGGCGGCGTGAATGTCCTGCGCTACGGCAATACCCGCGATCTTGTTCTGGGGATCGAGGCGGTGCTGCCCGACGGGTCGATCTGGAACGGGCTCCGACGGCTCCGGAAGGACAACACCGGCTACGACCTGCGCGGGCTTCTGATCGGGGCCGAGGGCACGCTGGGCATCATCACCGCGGCCGCGCTGCGCCTGTTTCCGCGCCTGGTCGAGGCTGGCACCGCGCTTTTCACAGTGCCGGACCCCGATGCAGCACTGGGCCTGCTCGCGCTCGCCGGCGCGCGGATCGGGCAGGGGATCAGCGCCTTCGAACTCATCTCGGGGCAGGGGCCGAGGTTCCTTATCGAAACCGACTGCCCGGGGCGCTGCCCGCTCGACCCGATCCCGGAGTGGATGGTTCTGGTCGATCTGGGCTTTGCGGCCGGGACCGAAGCGCAGGCGGCGCTCGCCGACCTGTTCGAGGCGGCTTTCGACGCGGGCCTCGCGTCGGACGGCGTGGTGGCGACTTCGGAAGCCCAGCGACATGCGCTCTGGGCGATGCGCGAAGACATCCCCCAGGCCAATCGCCGGGTCGGGGCGGTCTCGTCCCATGACATATCGGTGCCCCTGTCGCTCATCCCCGAATTCCTGCGCTGGGCCGATGCGCGGGTCCGCGAAATCGGACCGTTTCGCATCAATGCCTTCGGGCATCTTGGCGACGGGAACCTGCATTACAACATCTTCCCGCCGGCAGGCGAGCCCCGCGAGCTCTATGCGGGCCGGCGGCAAGAGGTGGCCGATGCGGTCTATGCGCTCGTCCACGAGATGGGCGGGTCGTTTTCGGCGGAACATGGCATCGGGCGGCTCAAGACCGGCGACCTTGCCCGGTTCGCCGACCCGGCCAAGTTGACCGCCATGCGCGCGATCAAGTCCGCGCTAGACCCGCAGGGCATCATGAACCCGGGTGTCATCTTTCCGGCGTGA
- a CDS encoding ABC transporter ATP-binding protein, with amino-acid sequence MSIALKVTDLAKTFPISGGLFGRQKAGVRAVRPMSFSVATGETLGIVGESGCGKSTLARMLVGLLDPSEGHIEIEGKALDNADPAAFGRLIQYIFQDPVSSLNPRKTIKQIMEAPLKRLYGMGRAERDRRIDEIFDSVNLRTEFLERYPHEFSGGQAQRIGIARALAASPRIIILDEPVSALDVSVQAQVLNLMRDLKSEFGLTYLFISHDLAVVEAVSDRIVVLYFGAVVEIGRAQEVFANPRHPYTKLLADSAPVVGRPLTAPEQKSSELPDPLNPPPGCAFATRCPRATDVCRERDPALEQVGEDQYAACFHPL; translated from the coding sequence ATGAGTATCGCCTTGAAAGTGACCGACCTCGCCAAGACCTTTCCGATTTCGGGCGGGCTCTTCGGGCGGCAGAAGGCGGGCGTGCGTGCCGTGCGTCCGATGAGTTTCTCGGTGGCGACGGGGGAAACGCTGGGGATTGTCGGCGAGTCCGGTTGTGGCAAGTCGACACTTGCGCGCATGCTCGTGGGTCTTCTGGATCCGAGCGAGGGCCATATCGAGATCGAGGGCAAGGCGCTCGACAATGCGGACCCGGCGGCCTTCGGGCGGCTCATCCAGTATATCTTCCAGGACCCGGTGTCCTCGCTCAACCCGCGCAAGACCATCAAGCAGATCATGGAGGCACCGCTCAAACGCCTCTACGGCATGGGGCGGGCCGAGCGCGACCGGCGGATCGACGAGATCTTCGATTCCGTGAACCTGCGCACCGAGTTCCTCGAACGTTATCCGCACGAGTTTTCGGGCGGGCAGGCCCAGCGGATCGGGATCGCCCGGGCATTGGCGGCGTCGCCCCGGATCATCATTCTGGACGAGCCTGTTTCGGCGCTCGACGTATCGGTGCAGGCGCAGGTCCTGAACCTGATGCGCGATCTCAAGTCCGAGTTCGGCCTGACCTATCTGTTCATTTCCCATGACCTGGCGGTGGTCGAGGCGGTGTCCGACCGCATCGTGGTGCTCTACTTCGGCGCCGTGGTCGAGATCGGGCGCGCGCAAGAGGTCTTTGCCAATCCGCGACATCCCTATACGAAGCTTCTGGCCGACAGCGCCCCGGTGGTGGGCCGGCCGTTGACGGCACCGGAGCAGAAATCGAGCGAGTTGCCCGATCCCCTGAACCCGCCGCCGGGCTGTGCCTTTGCGACGCGCTGCCCCCGGGCAACGGATGTATGCCGAGAGCGTGACCCCGCGCTCGAACAAGTCGGAGAGGACCAATATGCCGCCTGCTTCCACCCGCTCTGA
- a CDS encoding dipeptide/oligopeptide/nickel ABC transporter permease/ATP-binding protein — MKFLSLLFRNRLAAMGAVVLGLIVLLVLLIPLLPLQDPDVTNTADRFLPPFSEGHLLGTDHLGRDLLARLLHGTRLSLAVGLFAALIAGTIGSAVGIIAGYFGGRVDNVIMRGIDMLMAFPYILLALAIVAALGPGLLNALIAVAAVNIPFFARNIRGITVGLAGREFIDAARLAGMGHTRIILTELLPNVLSTIVIAMSTTVGWMILETAGLSFLGLGSQPPQADLGSMLGEARSALITDPHTSIIPGIMIFLIVMSINLLGDGVRDALDPRLRSGALARPQARTILDRRGAVPADDGMGLLNIQNLETQFHVGKRVYRAVNDVSLHVNPGECLGVIGESGSGKSVTALSVMGLVASPPGVVTGGAVRYEGEDLLSAPFESLRRKRGEKVAYIFQDPLSTLHPLYRVGDQLAEAIRVHHKLSDSAAKARAVELLRSVRIPNPESRIRNYPHEMSGGMRQRVGIAMALANDPDVIIADEPTTALDVTVQAQILSLLDDLRRERGLAIVFITHDFGVVAQLCDRVAVMYGGRIVEQGTTADILDHPAHPYTKRLMACVPELGGGKRALAAIPGLPPIVSDLPPGCAFAPRCDKATEGCREGEIELEGNATRAVRCIHPEEEIA; from the coding sequence ATGAAGTTCCTGTCGCTTCTGTTTCGCAACCGGCTGGCCGCCATGGGGGCCGTGGTCCTGGGGCTCATCGTTCTTCTGGTCCTCCTGATCCCGCTGCTGCCGCTCCAGGACCCCGATGTGACCAACACCGCAGACCGCTTCCTGCCTCCGTTTTCCGAGGGGCATCTTCTGGGGACCGACCACCTCGGGCGCGATCTTCTTGCGCGGCTTCTTCATGGCACGCGGCTGTCGCTTGCCGTGGGGCTTTTCGCGGCGCTCATCGCGGGGACCATCGGCTCGGCCGTGGGGATCATCGCGGGCTATTTCGGGGGGCGGGTCGACAACGTGATCATGCGCGGCATCGACATGCTCATGGCCTTTCCCTACATCCTGCTCGCCCTCGCCATCGTCGCCGCACTCGGGCCCGGACTTCTCAATGCTCTCATCGCGGTGGCCGCCGTTAACATCCCGTTCTTTGCGCGGAACATTCGCGGCATCACCGTGGGCCTCGCCGGTCGGGAGTTCATCGACGCCGCGCGGCTCGCGGGCATGGGCCATACGCGGATCATCCTGACCGAACTTCTGCCCAATGTGCTCTCGACCATCGTCATCGCCATGTCGACCACCGTGGGCTGGATGATCCTCGAGACCGCGGGTCTGTCGTTCCTGGGGCTGGGATCCCAGCCGCCGCAGGCCGATCTGGGTTCGATGCTGGGCGAAGCGCGCTCGGCGCTGATCACAGATCCGCATACCTCGATCATTCCGGGGATCATGATCTTCCTCATTGTCATGTCGATCAACCTGCTGGGCGACGGGGTGCGCGACGCGCTTGATCCCAGGCTCCGGTCCGGCGCGCTCGCCCGGCCGCAGGCGCGGACCATTCTGGACCGCAGGGGAGCGGTCCCCGCGGATGACGGAATGGGGCTTCTCAATATCCAGAACCTCGAGACCCAGTTCCATGTCGGCAAGCGCGTCTACCGCGCGGTGAACGACGTGTCGCTCCACGTGAACCCCGGAGAATGCCTTGGCGTGATCGGAGAAAGCGGATCGGGTAAGTCGGTGACGGCCCTGTCGGTCATGGGGCTCGTCGCCTCGCCGCCCGGTGTGGTGACGGGTGGGGCGGTGCGTTACGAGGGTGAAGACCTGCTCTCCGCGCCCTTCGAGAGCCTGCGCAGGAAGCGCGGTGAAAAGGTCGCCTATATCTTTCAGGATCCGCTCTCGACGCTTCATCCGCTTTACCGCGTGGGCGACCAGCTGGCCGAAGCGATCCGGGTCCACCACAAGCTGTCCGACAGCGCCGCCAAGGCGCGCGCGGTGGAATTGCTCCGCTCGGTGCGCATTCCGAACCCCGAGAGCCGGATCCGCAACTATCCGCACGAGATGTCGGGGGGCATGCGCCAGCGTGTGGGGATCGCCATGGCGCTCGCCAACGATCCCGACGTGATCATCGCGGACGAGCCGACCACCGCGCTCGACGTGACCGTGCAGGCGCAGATCCTTTCGCTCCTCGATGACCTCAGGCGCGAACGCGGGCTGGCCATCGTCTTCATCACTCATGACTTCGGTGTCGTGGCGCAGCTGTGCGACCGGGTGGCGGTGATGTATGGCGGCCGGATCGTGGAGCAGGGGACGACCGCGGATATCCTCGACCATCCTGCACATCCTTACACCAAGCGTCTCATGGCCTGTGTCCCGGAGCTGGGCGGCGGCAAACGCGCGCTTGCGGCCATTCCGGGCCTGCCGCCCATCGTGTCCGACCTGCCGCCGGGCTGCGCCTTCGCGCCGCGCTGCGACAAGGCGACCGAGGGCTGTCGCGAGGGCGAGATCGAGCTGGAAGGCAACGCCACCCGGGCGGTTCGCTGCATTCATCCCGAAGAGGAGATCGCATGA
- a CDS encoding S-methyl-5'-thioadenosine phosphorylase, with protein MEGRQDMMIGVIGGSGLYEIDGLVGAEWQTVETPWGAPSDDILTGTLDGVAMAFLPRHGRGHVHSPTTVPYRANIHALKALGVSHVVSVSACGSFRDEMAPGHFVIVDQFIDRTFAREKSFFGTGCVAHVSVAHPICDGLADACAKAADAVGVTVHRGGTYLVMEGPQFSSLAESKLYREVWGCDVIGMTNMPEAKLAREAELHYASVAMITDYDSWHPDHGEVDVADILATLQGNSANARDLIARLPGLLGADHTCKTGCDHALEFAVMTAPSARNPALVEKLSVVAGRVL; from the coding sequence ATGGAAGGGCGACAAGACATGATGATCGGCGTGATCGGCGGATCGGGGCTTTACGAAATCGACGGCCTCGTGGGGGCCGAGTGGCAGACCGTCGAAACGCCCTGGGGCGCGCCCTCGGACGACATTCTGACCGGGACCCTCGACGGCGTCGCGATGGCCTTTCTGCCCCGGCATGGGCGCGGGCATGTCCATTCCCCCACCACGGTTCCCTATCGGGCGAACATCCATGCGCTCAAGGCGCTCGGCGTGAGCCATGTCGTCAGCGTCTCGGCCTGTGGGTCCTTTCGCGATGAGATGGCGCCGGGCCATTTCGTCATCGTGGACCAGTTCATCGACCGGACCTTCGCCCGGGAGAAAAGCTTCTTCGGCACCGGCTGCGTCGCCCATGTGAGCGTGGCCCACCCAATCTGCGACGGGCTCGCGGACGCCTGCGCCAAAGCGGCGGATGCCGTCGGGGTCACGGTCCATCGCGGCGGGACCTATCTGGTGATGGAAGGCCCGCAGTTCTCGTCTCTCGCGGAGTCGAAGCTCTACCGCGAGGTCTGGGGTTGCGACGTCATCGGCATGACGAACATGCCGGAGGCCAAGCTCGCGCGGGAGGCGGAGCTGCATTATGCCTCGGTCGCGATGATAACCGACTACGACAGTTGGCACCCCGACCACGGCGAGGTCGACGTCGCGGATATCCTCGCGACCCTGCAGGGAAACTCGGCCAACGCCCGCGACCTGATCGCGCGCTTGCCCGGGCTACTCGGGGCCGATCACACCTGCAAGACCGGCTGCGACCACGCCCTAGAGTTCGCCGTGATGACCGCCCCAAGCGCGCGAAACCCCGCACTGGTCGAGAAACTGTCGGTCGTCGCCGGGCGGGTGTTGTGA
- a CDS encoding ABC transporter permease → MGSYILKRLISAIPVLIGITIIVFLIMAMIPGDPATAILGSYATPENVEKLNRDLGLDKPLFARYFIWLGNMLGGDFGRSFSLNRPVLDEILERFNATLILAGTAFVICSVLGILAGVVSAARQYGFADKAITFVVLIGISIPSFFLGMMMILLFAVNLRWLPVSGMYAIYGGGDLPDLISHLIMPASALAVVATGVIARLSRSAMLEVLRQDYIRTARAKGVGEGRVLYGHALRAAMVSIIPVLGIQAGFVLSGSVFIEIVFQWPGVGRMLVDAILTRDILLVQGGVVFVAACYVFFNICVDVAQSLLDPRIKT, encoded by the coding sequence ATGGGGTCCTATATTCTCAAACGGTTGATCTCGGCGATCCCGGTCCTGATCGGCATCACGATCATCGTGTTCCTGATCATGGCGATGATCCCCGGCGATCCGGCCACCGCTATTCTGGGCAGCTACGCGACGCCCGAAAACGTGGAGAAGCTCAATCGCGACCTGGGTTTGGACAAGCCCCTGTTTGCGCGCTATTTCATCTGGCTGGGCAATATGCTCGGTGGAGATTTCGGCCGCAGCTTCAGCCTCAATCGCCCGGTGCTCGACGAGATTCTCGAGCGGTTCAACGCGACCCTGATCCTCGCGGGGACCGCCTTTGTCATCTGTTCGGTCCTCGGCATCCTCGCGGGCGTCGTGTCGGCCGCGCGCCAATACGGCTTTGCCGACAAGGCGATCACCTTCGTGGTGCTGATCGGGATCTCGATCCCGTCCTTTTTCCTTGGCATGATGATGATCCTTCTCTTCGCGGTGAACCTGAGATGGCTGCCGGTCTCGGGGATGTATGCGATCTATGGCGGGGGCGACCTGCCGGACCTGATTTCGCATCTGATCATGCCGGCCTCGGCCCTCGCCGTGGTCGCCACGGGCGTGATTGCACGTCTTTCGCGCTCGGCCATGCTAGAGGTCCTGAGGCAGGACTACATCCGCACCGCGCGCGCCAAGGGCGTGGGCGAGGGCCGGGTGCTCTACGGTCATGCGCTGCGCGCGGCGATGGTGTCGATCATCCCGGTTCTGGGCATCCAGGCGGGCTTCGTGCTGTCGGGATCGGTCTTTATCGAGATCGTGTTCCAGTGGCCGGGCGTAGGCCGGATGCTGGTCGACGCGATCCTGACGCGTGACATCCTGCTGGTTCAGGGCGGCGTCGTCTTCGTCGCGGCCTGTTACGTCTTCTTCAACATCTGCGTGGATGTGGCCCAGTCGCTTCTCGATCCGAGGATCAAGACATGA
- a CDS encoding MBL fold metallo-hydrolase — MIRSSLALCSLLASPAVAQERTPSHCLALADAMGSPFVQLASYTDPLPAETVRISYIGHASFLIQTTGGLSAVTDFTGDIGGAEIVPDVVTMNNAHISHFTWSPDPAIPHVLEGWAEGGEERGHSLDLGEMLVRNIHTDIRGYDSSEVVRDGNSVFVFEVAGLCIGHLGHLHHIPDLGQYAEIGRLDVVMAAVDGGVSLDTDSMTEVMDRLRARLVIPMHWFGRYTLDRFLTEMSDSFDVVEAGIGELTLSMDTLPTRPTVMVLEPVPLE; from the coding sequence ATGATCCGGTCCTCTCTCGCCCTCTGCTCACTTCTCGCCTCTCCCGCTGTCGCGCAGGAGCGGACGCCGTCCCATTGTCTAGCCCTCGCTGACGCCATGGGGTCGCCCTTCGTTCAACTCGCGAGCTACACGGATCCCCTCCCGGCCGAGACCGTGCGCATCAGCTATATCGGTCATGCGAGCTTCCTCATCCAGACGACCGGGGGCCTGTCCGCCGTGACGGACTTCACCGGCGACATCGGCGGGGCCGAGATCGTGCCGGACGTGGTCACGATGAACAACGCGCATATCAGCCACTTCACATGGTCGCCGGACCCCGCCATTCCCCATGTGCTCGAAGGCTGGGCCGAGGGCGGCGAGGAACGCGGTCACTCGCTCGATCTGGGCGAAATGCTCGTGCGCAACATCCACACCGACATCCGGGGCTACGACTCATCCGAAGTCGTCCGGGATGGCAATTCTGTCTTCGTGTTCGAGGTCGCGGGGCTTTGCATCGGGCACCTTGGCCACCTCCACCATATCCCCGATCTTGGACAATATGCTGAGATCGGGCGGCTTGACGTGGTCATGGCCGCCGTCGACGGGGGCGTGTCGCTCGACACCGACAGCATGACCGAGGTGATGGACCGGCTGCGCGCCCGGCTGGTCATTCCGATGCACTGGTTCGGGCGTTACACGCTCGACCGGTTCCTGACGGAGATGTCGGACAGCTTCGACGTGGTCGAAGCGGGAATCGGCGAGCTGACCCTGTCCATGGATACCCTGCCCACTCGTCCCACGGTCATGGTTCTCGAGCCCGTGCCGCTTGAGTGA
- a CDS encoding DUF4260 family protein: MTHGTRQPLDRPQILHLRTEGLALLSLGLALFIRTEASWWLFAALILAPDLSGLGYLAGKRAGAGLYNAAHSIVGPVALVLLGWSTTAPLALALAAIWVVHIGVDRVVGYGFKSETDHRSTHVSF; this comes from the coding sequence ATGACCCACGGCACCCGACAGCCCCTTGACCGCCCACAGATCCTGCACCTGAGGACCGAAGGCCTTGCCCTTCTCAGCCTCGGCCTCGCGCTCTTCATCCGCACGGAGGCAAGCTGGTGGCTCTTCGCCGCGCTGATCCTCGCTCCCGACCTCTCGGGTCTGGGGTATCTGGCCGGAAAGCGCGCAGGCGCCGGCCTCTATAACGCGGCCCATTCCATCGTCGGCCCCGTGGCGCTCGTCCTCTTAGGGTGGTCGACGACCGCCCCGCTCGCCCTCGCGCTCGCCGCGATCTGGGTCGTGCACATCGGGGTGGACCGGGTCGTCGGCTACGGGTTCAAATCCGAGACCGACCACCGATCGACCCATGTGTCGTTCTAG
- a CDS encoding FadR/GntR family transcriptional regulator, whose translation MPPASTRSDGRPVLDPKLSRPAQVAEAIKHYIVREKLQPGDRLPSEPELIERFGMAKGTIREALRLLDAQGLVKSRTGPGGGTFVHEVSPERATALLANYFYFKDLTISDIYQLRRVLEPELVASLAGTLPPRVIARLREIVATYAEPAMTDDEERDQHIATLGFHKVLADQSSNPLLSFLIGFMLTILTDITVYRRLYTPINRDLWKRGLDYHLRLIEALEAGDGSAARAIMKAHMQTAQPLMEGQEAFSLRRFIKD comes from the coding sequence ATGCCGCCTGCTTCCACCCGCTCTGACGGCAGACCCGTGTTGGACCCGAAACTGTCGCGACCCGCGCAGGTGGCCGAAGCAATCAAGCACTATATCGTGCGCGAGAAGCTGCAGCCGGGGGACCGACTGCCGTCCGAGCCGGAGTTGATCGAGCGGTTCGGCATGGCCAAGGGCACGATCCGCGAGGCGCTGCGGCTGCTGGACGCACAGGGGTTGGTCAAATCGCGGACCGGGCCGGGGGGCGGCACCTTCGTCCACGAAGTCTCGCCCGAGCGCGCGACGGCTTTGCTCGCAAATTACTTCTATTTCAAGGATCTGACCATTTCCGACATCTACCAGCTGCGCCGTGTGCTGGAGCCGGAACTGGTCGCCTCGCTCGCCGGTACGCTGCCGCCCCGGGTGATTGCGCGTCTGCGCGAGATCGTGGCGACCTACGCGGAGCCCGCCATGACGGACGACGAAGAGCGGGACCAGCACATCGCGACGCTGGGGTTTCACAAGGTGCTCGCGGACCAGTCGTCGAACCCGCTTCTGTCTTTCCTGATCGGCTTCATGCTGACCATCCTGACCGACATCACTGTCTATCGTCGGCTCTATACGCCGATCAACCGGGACCTCTGGAAGCGGGGTCTGGACTATCATCTTCGCCTCATCGAAGCGCTGGAGGCTGGAGACGGCAGCGCGGCGCGGGCGATCATGAAAGCGCATATGCAGACGGCACAGCCGCTCATGGAAGGGCAGGAGGCGTTCTCGCTGCGGCGGTTCATCAAAGACTGA
- a CDS encoding adenine phosphoribosyltransferase gives MNRKKTVRDYIRTIVDFPHEGIMFRDVTTLFADARGFRMCIDQLLHPFAGEEIDKVAGLEARGFIIGGAIAHQLSLGFTPIRKKGKLPGATLSQAYQLEYGEAVMEIHNDAIQPGEKVLLVDDLLATGGTAAAGIKLIERLGGEVIGCAFIVDLPELGGRKKLEAMGMDVHVLCEFEGA, from the coding sequence ATGAACAGGAAAAAGACGGTCCGGGACTATATCCGCACCATCGTGGATTTTCCACATGAAGGGATCATGTTTCGGGATGTGACGACGCTCTTTGCCGATGCACGCGGGTTTCGGATGTGCATCGACCAGCTCTTGCACCCTTTTGCCGGGGAAGAAATCGACAAGGTCGCGGGGCTTGAGGCGCGGGGCTTCATCATCGGCGGCGCCATCGCGCACCAGTTGTCGCTGGGGTTCACGCCCATCCGCAAGAAGGGCAAGCTGCCCGGGGCGACGCTGTCGCAGGCCTATCAGCTCGAGTATGGCGAGGCGGTGATGGAGATTCACAACGACGCCATCCAACCGGGGGAAAAGGTGCTTCTGGTCGACGACTTGCTGGCGACGGGAGGAACGGCTGCCGCGGGCATAAAGCTGATCGAACGTCTGGGCGGCGAGGTCATCGGCTGCGCCTTCATCGTGGACCTGCCGGAACTCGGCGGGCGCAAGAAGCTCGAGGCTATGGGCATGGACGTGCATGTGCTTTGCGAATTCGAGGGTGCCTGA
- a CDS encoding SulP family inorganic anion transporter: protein MAKSLLSRFATRVKGADLRLAPTTELTPARLRIEVLSGLTVALALVPEAVAFAFVAGVHPLVGLYAAFLVGLITALIGGRPGMISGATGALAVVMVALVAQHGVEYLFATVVVMGIIQVFVGLMHWGKFIRLVPHPVMLGFVNGLAIVIFLAQLTQFKVPGTMEVSGHGTTGGEWLSGMQLWTMLGLVALTMAVIWVMPRITRVIPAPLAGIGIVAAVVIGFGIDVPRVGDMADIKGAFPPFHIPAVPLTLETLQIILPYAVILAAIGLIESLLTLNLVGEMTGQRGGASQECIAQGTANVVTGFFGGMGGCAMIGQSMINVKSGGRTRIAGIVSALFLLSFILFASPAIEQIPLAALVGVMFMVVIGTFAWNSVRILTRVPRIDAFVILLVTVVTVWQDLAVAVVVGVIVSALAYAWGNATRIRASTRTTPEGAKVYAVQGPLFFGSAEGFTELFDVAGDPQSVVVDFADSRVADQSALQAIEAVAAKYEAAGKTLQLRHLSRDCHRLLNRAGHLMVDSDDDPDYQIAVDYSVRTGILGSH, encoded by the coding sequence TTGGCCAAATCACTCCTGTCCCGTTTCGCCACCCGCGTGAAGGGCGCCGACCTGAGGCTCGCGCCGACGACCGAGCTCACCCCTGCGCGGCTGCGCATCGAGGTGCTCTCGGGCCTGACCGTGGCGCTGGCGCTTGTGCCGGAAGCGGTGGCCTTTGCCTTCGTGGCCGGCGTGCACCCGCTCGTCGGTCTTTACGCGGCGTTTCTCGTCGGCCTGATCACCGCGCTCATCGGCGGACGACCCGGCATGATCTCGGGCGCGACCGGGGCGCTTGCGGTTGTGATGGTGGCGCTCGTGGCGCAGCACGGGGTCGAATACCTCTTCGCGACCGTGGTCGTCATGGGGATCATCCAGGTCTTCGTGGGGCTCATGCATTGGGGCAAGTTCATCCGCCTCGTGCCGCACCCCGTGATGCTGGGCTTCGTGAACGGCCTCGCCATCGTGATTTTCCTGGCGCAGCTCACCCAGTTCAAAGTGCCCGGAACCATGGAGGTCTCGGGCCACGGGACGACGGGCGGCGAGTGGCTTTCGGGCATGCAGCTTTGGACGATGCTTGGCCTCGTGGCGCTGACCATGGCGGTCATCTGGGTCATGCCGCGCATCACCCGCGTGATCCCAGCGCCGCTCGCTGGCATCGGCATAGTGGCCGCGGTGGTGATCGGTTTCGGCATCGACGTGCCGCGCGTGGGCGACATGGCCGACATCAAGGGAGCCTTCCCGCCCTTCCATATTCCGGCGGTGCCCCTGACGCTCGAGACGCTTCAGATCATCCTGCCCTATGCCGTGATCCTCGCCGCGATCGGCCTGATCGAAAGCTTGCTTACGCTGAACCTCGTGGGCGAGATGACCGGGCAACGCGGTGGTGCCTCGCAGGAGTGCATCGCGCAGGGCACGGCGAATGTCGTCACCGGCTTCTTCGGCGGCATGGGCGGTTGTGCCATGATCGGGCAGTCGATGATCAACGTGAAGTCGGGCGGGCGCACGCGGATTGCGGGCATCGTTTCGGCGCTGTTTCTGCTGTCCTTCATCCTCTTCGCCTCGCCGGCGATCGAACAAATCCCGCTGGCCGCGCTGGTGGGCGTGATGTTCATGGTCGTGATCGGCACCTTCGCCTGGAACTCGGTGCGCATCCTGACGCGCGTGCCGCGCATCGACGCCTTCGTGATCCTGCTCGTGACCGTGGTCACCGTCTGGCAGGACCTCGCCGTGGCGGTGGTCGTGGGCGTCATCGTCTCCGCGCTGGCCTATGCATGGGGCAATGCGACGCGCATCCGGGCCTCGACCCGGACCACGCCGGAAGGGGCCAAGGTCTATGCGGTGCAGGGTCCGCTCTTCTTTGGATCGGCCGAAGGCTTTACCGAGCTCTTCGACGTGGCGGGCGATCCGCAGTCGGTGGTCGTCGATTTCGCCGACAGCCGCGTGGCCGACCAGTCCGCGCTTCAGGCGATCGAGGCGGTCGCGGCGAAATACGAGGCTGCAGGCAAGACCCTGCAACTGCGGCACCTGTCGCGCGACTGCCACCGGCTCCTGAACCGGGCCGGGCACCTCATGGTCGATAGCGATGACGACCCGGATTACCAGATCGCCGTGGATTACTCCGTTCGCACCGGCATCCTGGGCTCGCACTAG